The following proteins come from a genomic window of Sesamum indicum cultivar Zhongzhi No. 13 linkage group LG10, S_indicum_v1.0, whole genome shotgun sequence:
- the LOC105172336 gene encoding aspartyl protease family protein 1-like isoform X3: protein MAHRDQLFKARRLATSSATTPLLTFLGGNETFRLSSLGFLHYAIVTVGTPPLTFLVALDTGSDLFWLPCDCTNCVRSLNSTSGKQLDLNIYSPSTSSTSQPIPCNSTMCGPRRGCALRLNACAYQEVYLSSNTSTTGILVDDVLHLGTDENPQGLVEAPITLGCGMIQTGDFLDAAAINGLFGLGMDNISVPSILASKGLTANSFSMCFGPDGIGRIEFGDKGTPGQNVTPFNVEQLHPTYNVTVTQIAVGSNVTDVEFTAIFDSGTSFTYLNDPAYSVIVEGFNSRITEPRYQPVRKIIFDYCYELSATQNSYFIPKLNFTMKGGSQLLITAPTIVIPRQGGYAYCLAVVKSGDINIIGQNFMTGYRMVFDREEMVLGWKASDCYDSVSSNNGTNTLPVDKGSPAGAPPPSVLEPEATPNRTRSAPSPPPPPPPPPTSTRPLFGNDAARISSMANSLLMVMLSIFLHHFFVLST, encoded by the exons ATGGCCCACCGGGATCAGCTCTTCAAGGCCCGCCGTCTCGCCACTTCCTCCGCCACCACTCCCCTCCTCACTTTCTTGGGTGGCAACGAGACGTTCCGTCTCAGCTCTCTCGGATT CTTGCACTATGCAATTGTTACTGTGGGTACCCCTCCTTTAACATTTCTTGTCGCACTTGATACCGGCAGCGACCTATTTTGGTTACCGTGTGATTGTACCAACTGTGTACGTAGCTTGAACTCCACGTCCGGGAAG CAACTAGATCTAAACATATACAGCCCTAGTACATCGTCAACCAGCCAGCCCATTCCATGCAATAGCACTATGTGTGGACCGAGAAGAGGATGTGCCCTCAGGCTCAATGCCTGTGCTTACCAGGAGGTATATCTTTCCAGCAACACCTCAACTACAGGGATATTGGTTGATGATGTTCTGCACTTGGGCACCGACGAAAATCCACAAGGCCTTGTTGAGGCCCCAATTACGTTGGG ATGTGGGATGATTCAAACTGGTGATTTCTTAGATGCTGCTGCTATCAATGGTCTATTTGGGCTCGGGATGGACAATATTTCCGTTCCTAGCATTTTGGCTAGCAAAGGACTTACTGCAAATTCTTTCTCCATGTGTTTCGGGCCTGACGGCATTGGAAGAATCGAGTTTGGTGATAAAGGGACTCCAGGCCAAAACGTAACTCCATTCAATGTTGAACAATTGCA CCCAACTTATAATGTCACTGTTACACAAATAGCTGTGGGAAGTAACGTCACCGATGTCGAGTTCACAGCAATCTTCGACTCGGGCACATCGTTCACGTACTTGAACGACCCAGCTTACTCAGTTATTGTAGAGGGT TTTAACTCTCGGATAACGGAGCCACGTTATCAACCTGTGAGGAAGATTATTTTTGACTATTGCTATGAACTGAG TGCAACACAAAATAGCTATTTCATTCCAAAATTGAACTTTACAATGAAAGGCGGAAGCCAGCTTTTGATTACTGCACCAACAATTGTAATTCCTCGGCAG GGTGGATATGCATATTGTTTGGCTGTTGTCAAAAGTGGGGATATTAACATCATTGGAC aaaatttcaTGACTGGCTACCGCATGGTGTTTGATCGTGAGGAGATGGTTTTGGGTTGGAAAGCATCCGACT GCTACGATTCCGTCTCATCTAACAATGGAACAAACACTCTACCCGTTGACAAGGGCAGCCCTGCTGGTGCTCCTCCACCTTCCGTTCTCGAGCCAGAAGCCACGCCCAACAGAACTCGCTCAGCTCCTTCACCACCGCCGCCGCCACCGCCACCACCAACATCAACAAGACCGCTCTTTGGAAACGATGCAGCCCGGATTAGTTCCATGGCTAACAGTCTTCTGATGGTCATGCTTTCCATTTTCCTCCATCACTTCTTCGTTCTTTCTACATGA
- the LOC105172336 gene encoding aspartyl protease family protein 1-like isoform X2, protein MYICTNSLNEAFGTFGFDIHHRYSDTVKDFLDVDGLPEKGSLDYYAAMAHRDQLFKARRLATSSATTPLLTFLGGNETFRLSSLGFLHYAIVTVGTPPLTFLVALDTGSDLFWLPCDCTNCVRSLNSTSGKQLDLNIYSPSTSSTSQPIPCNSTMCGPRRGCALRLNACAYQEVYLSSNTSTTGILVDDVLHLGTDENPQGLVEAPITLGCGMIQTGDFLDAAAINGLFGLGMDNISVPSILASKGLTANSFSMCFGPDGIGRIEFGDKGTPGQNVTPFNVEQLHPTYNVTVTQIAVGSNVTDVEFTAIFDSGTSFTYLNDPAYSVIVEGFNSRITEPRYQPVRKIIFDYCYELSATQNSYFIPKLNFTMKGGSQLLITAPTIVIPRQGGYAYCLAVVKSGDINIIGQNFMTGYRMVFDREEMVLGWKASDCYDSVSSNNGTNTLPVDKGSPAGAPPPSVLEPEATPNRTRSAPSPPPPPPPPPTSTRPLFGNDAARISSMANSLLMVMLSIFLHHFFVLST, encoded by the exons ATGTACATTTGTACAAACAGTTTAAA CGAAGCTTTTGGGACTTTCGGATTCGACATCCACCACAGGTATTCTGACACTGTGAAGGATTTCTTGGACGTTGATGGGCTGCCGGAAAAGGGCTCTCTTGACTACTACGCCGCCATGGCCCACCGGGATCAGCTCTTCAAGGCCCGCCGTCTCGCCACTTCCTCCGCCACCACTCCCCTCCTCACTTTCTTGGGTGGCAACGAGACGTTCCGTCTCAGCTCTCTCGGATT CTTGCACTATGCAATTGTTACTGTGGGTACCCCTCCTTTAACATTTCTTGTCGCACTTGATACCGGCAGCGACCTATTTTGGTTACCGTGTGATTGTACCAACTGTGTACGTAGCTTGAACTCCACGTCCGGGAAG CAACTAGATCTAAACATATACAGCCCTAGTACATCGTCAACCAGCCAGCCCATTCCATGCAATAGCACTATGTGTGGACCGAGAAGAGGATGTGCCCTCAGGCTCAATGCCTGTGCTTACCAGGAGGTATATCTTTCCAGCAACACCTCAACTACAGGGATATTGGTTGATGATGTTCTGCACTTGGGCACCGACGAAAATCCACAAGGCCTTGTTGAGGCCCCAATTACGTTGGG ATGTGGGATGATTCAAACTGGTGATTTCTTAGATGCTGCTGCTATCAATGGTCTATTTGGGCTCGGGATGGACAATATTTCCGTTCCTAGCATTTTGGCTAGCAAAGGACTTACTGCAAATTCTTTCTCCATGTGTTTCGGGCCTGACGGCATTGGAAGAATCGAGTTTGGTGATAAAGGGACTCCAGGCCAAAACGTAACTCCATTCAATGTTGAACAATTGCA CCCAACTTATAATGTCACTGTTACACAAATAGCTGTGGGAAGTAACGTCACCGATGTCGAGTTCACAGCAATCTTCGACTCGGGCACATCGTTCACGTACTTGAACGACCCAGCTTACTCAGTTATTGTAGAGGGT TTTAACTCTCGGATAACGGAGCCACGTTATCAACCTGTGAGGAAGATTATTTTTGACTATTGCTATGAACTGAG TGCAACACAAAATAGCTATTTCATTCCAAAATTGAACTTTACAATGAAAGGCGGAAGCCAGCTTTTGATTACTGCACCAACAATTGTAATTCCTCGGCAG GGTGGATATGCATATTGTTTGGCTGTTGTCAAAAGTGGGGATATTAACATCATTGGAC aaaatttcaTGACTGGCTACCGCATGGTGTTTGATCGTGAGGAGATGGTTTTGGGTTGGAAAGCATCCGACT GCTACGATTCCGTCTCATCTAACAATGGAACAAACACTCTACCCGTTGACAAGGGCAGCCCTGCTGGTGCTCCTCCACCTTCCGTTCTCGAGCCAGAAGCCACGCCCAACAGAACTCGCTCAGCTCCTTCACCACCGCCGCCGCCACCGCCACCACCAACATCAACAAGACCGCTCTTTGGAAACGATGCAGCCCGGATTAGTTCCATGGCTAACAGTCTTCTGATGGTCATGCTTTCCATTTTCCTCCATCACTTCTTCGTTCTTTCTACATGA
- the LOC105172336 gene encoding aspartyl protease family protein 1-like isoform X1, whose product MMYSKNSVVGGFLFLIAFACWINAKSSEAFGTFGFDIHHRYSDTVKDFLDVDGLPEKGSLDYYAAMAHRDQLFKARRLATSSATTPLLTFLGGNETFRLSSLGFLHYAIVTVGTPPLTFLVALDTGSDLFWLPCDCTNCVRSLNSTSGKQLDLNIYSPSTSSTSQPIPCNSTMCGPRRGCALRLNACAYQEVYLSSNTSTTGILVDDVLHLGTDENPQGLVEAPITLGCGMIQTGDFLDAAAINGLFGLGMDNISVPSILASKGLTANSFSMCFGPDGIGRIEFGDKGTPGQNVTPFNVEQLHPTYNVTVTQIAVGSNVTDVEFTAIFDSGTSFTYLNDPAYSVIVEGFNSRITEPRYQPVRKIIFDYCYELSATQNSYFIPKLNFTMKGGSQLLITAPTIVIPRQGGYAYCLAVVKSGDINIIGQNFMTGYRMVFDREEMVLGWKASDCYDSVSSNNGTNTLPVDKGSPAGAPPPSVLEPEATPNRTRSAPSPPPPPPPPPTSTRPLFGNDAARISSMANSLLMVMLSIFLHHFFVLST is encoded by the exons ATGATGTATTCTAAGAACTCCGTAGTTGGGGGTTTTCTGTTTCTAATAGCCTTTGCCTGTTGGATTAATGCCAAGAGCAGCGAAGCTTTTGGGACTTTCGGATTCGACATCCACCACAGGTATTCTGACACTGTGAAGGATTTCTTGGACGTTGATGGGCTGCCGGAAAAGGGCTCTCTTGACTACTACGCCGCCATGGCCCACCGGGATCAGCTCTTCAAGGCCCGCCGTCTCGCCACTTCCTCCGCCACCACTCCCCTCCTCACTTTCTTGGGTGGCAACGAGACGTTCCGTCTCAGCTCTCTCGGATT CTTGCACTATGCAATTGTTACTGTGGGTACCCCTCCTTTAACATTTCTTGTCGCACTTGATACCGGCAGCGACCTATTTTGGTTACCGTGTGATTGTACCAACTGTGTACGTAGCTTGAACTCCACGTCCGGGAAG CAACTAGATCTAAACATATACAGCCCTAGTACATCGTCAACCAGCCAGCCCATTCCATGCAATAGCACTATGTGTGGACCGAGAAGAGGATGTGCCCTCAGGCTCAATGCCTGTGCTTACCAGGAGGTATATCTTTCCAGCAACACCTCAACTACAGGGATATTGGTTGATGATGTTCTGCACTTGGGCACCGACGAAAATCCACAAGGCCTTGTTGAGGCCCCAATTACGTTGGG ATGTGGGATGATTCAAACTGGTGATTTCTTAGATGCTGCTGCTATCAATGGTCTATTTGGGCTCGGGATGGACAATATTTCCGTTCCTAGCATTTTGGCTAGCAAAGGACTTACTGCAAATTCTTTCTCCATGTGTTTCGGGCCTGACGGCATTGGAAGAATCGAGTTTGGTGATAAAGGGACTCCAGGCCAAAACGTAACTCCATTCAATGTTGAACAATTGCA CCCAACTTATAATGTCACTGTTACACAAATAGCTGTGGGAAGTAACGTCACCGATGTCGAGTTCACAGCAATCTTCGACTCGGGCACATCGTTCACGTACTTGAACGACCCAGCTTACTCAGTTATTGTAGAGGGT TTTAACTCTCGGATAACGGAGCCACGTTATCAACCTGTGAGGAAGATTATTTTTGACTATTGCTATGAACTGAG TGCAACACAAAATAGCTATTTCATTCCAAAATTGAACTTTACAATGAAAGGCGGAAGCCAGCTTTTGATTACTGCACCAACAATTGTAATTCCTCGGCAG GGTGGATATGCATATTGTTTGGCTGTTGTCAAAAGTGGGGATATTAACATCATTGGAC aaaatttcaTGACTGGCTACCGCATGGTGTTTGATCGTGAGGAGATGGTTTTGGGTTGGAAAGCATCCGACT GCTACGATTCCGTCTCATCTAACAATGGAACAAACACTCTACCCGTTGACAAGGGCAGCCCTGCTGGTGCTCCTCCACCTTCCGTTCTCGAGCCAGAAGCCACGCCCAACAGAACTCGCTCAGCTCCTTCACCACCGCCGCCGCCACCGCCACCACCAACATCAACAAGACCGCTCTTTGGAAACGATGCAGCCCGGATTAGTTCCATGGCTAACAGTCTTCTGATGGTCATGCTTTCCATTTTCCTCCATCACTTCTTCGTTCTTTCTACATGA